The Bradyrhizobium sp. B097 genome contains the following window.
TCCTCCATCAACATCCAGTTCGGCGATCCCGCCTATCACGTGCTGCGTTTCGCGCAGCTCGACGCGGTCGCATAAGCCAGAGAGGCAAGCATGTCACAGGATGCAGTCATCGTTTCCACCGCGCGCACCGGCGTCGGCAAGGCCTATCGCGGCGCGCTCAACAACACCGACGGCCCGACCCTGGCCGGCCATGTGATGGCCGAAGCCGTCAAGCGCGCCGGCATTGCGCCCGGCGAGGTCGAGGACGTGGTGATGGGCTGCGCCATGCAGCAGGGCACCATGGTGATGAACGTTGCGCGCAAGGGCGCGATCCGCGCCGGGCTTCCCGTCACGGTTGCCGGCACCACGATCGACCGGCAATGCGCCTCCGGGCTGCAGGCGATCGCGGTCGCCGCCCGCTCGGTGATGCTAGACGGCGTCGAGATCGCGATCGGCGGCGGCATCGAATCGATCAGCCTGGTGCAGAACGAGCACATGAACCGGTTCCATGCCGTCGACGACGAGCTGATGGCGATGAAGCCCGAGATGTACATGTCGATGCTGGAGACGGCGGAAGTGGTCGCCGAGCGCTACGGGATCGGCCGCGACAAGCAGGACGAGTACAGCCTGGAATGCCAGCGCCGCGTCGGCGCCGCGTTGCAGGGCGGTCGCTTCAATGAGGAGATCGTGCCGTTCACGACCAAAATGGCCGTGGTCAACAGGGACACCAAGGAAGTCAGCTTCCAGCAGGTGACGCTGGCGAAGGATGAAGGCCCGCGGCCGGATACCACGGCCGACGGCCTCGCCAAGATCAAGCCGGTGTTCGAGGGCAAGACCATCAGCGCCGGCAATGCCAGCCAGCTCTCGGACGGCGCCTCGGCCTGCGTGATCATGAGCGACAAGATCGCCGCGCAGAAGGGGCTGAAGCCGCTCGGCATCTTCCGTGGCTTCGTCGCTGCCGGCGTCGAGCCGGACGAGATGGGCGTCGGCCCGGTCGCGGCGATCCCGCGGCTGTTGAAGCGGCACGGTCTCAAGATCGACGACATCGATCTCTGGGAGCTCAACGAGGCCTACGCGGTGCAGGTGATCTATTGCCGCGACAAGCTCGGCATCGATCCGGACAAGCTGAACGTCAATGGCGGCTCGATCGCGATCGGCCATCCCTATGGCATGACCGGCGCGCGGCTCACCGGCCACCTCCTGATCGAGGGCCGGCGGCGCAAGGCAAAATACGGCGTGGTGACCATGTGCATCGGCGGCGGCATGGGCGCGGCCGGCCTGTTTGAAATCGTCCACTGACCGGAAACGCGGGAGAAATTTGTGAAGACAGCAATCACTGAACTGTTCGGCATCGAGCATCCGATCATCCAGGGCGGCATGCATTATGTCGGTTTCGCCGAGATGGCGGCCGCGGTGTCCAATGCCGGCGGCCTCGGGATCATCACCGGCCTGACCCAGCGGACGCCGGAGCTGCTCGCCAAGGAGATCGCGCGCTGCCGTGACATAACCGACAAGCCGATCGGCGTGAACCTCACCTTCCTGCCGAGCTTCACCGCGCCGCCCTATCCCGAGTATATCGCTGCTATCCGCGAGGGCGGTGTCAAGGCGGTGGAAACCGCGGGCCGCAGCCCGGAGCAGTACATGCCGGCGCTGAAGGCGGCCGGCATCAAGGTGATCCACAAATGCACCTCGGTGCGGCATTCG
Protein-coding sequences here:
- a CDS encoding acetyl-CoA C-acyltransferase; translated protein: MSQDAVIVSTARTGVGKAYRGALNNTDGPTLAGHVMAEAVKRAGIAPGEVEDVVMGCAMQQGTMVMNVARKGAIRAGLPVTVAGTTIDRQCASGLQAIAVAARSVMLDGVEIAIGGGIESISLVQNEHMNRFHAVDDELMAMKPEMYMSMLETAEVVAERYGIGRDKQDEYSLECQRRVGAALQGGRFNEEIVPFTTKMAVVNRDTKEVSFQQVTLAKDEGPRPDTTADGLAKIKPVFEGKTISAGNASQLSDGASACVIMSDKIAAQKGLKPLGIFRGFVAAGVEPDEMGVGPVAAIPRLLKRHGLKIDDIDLWELNEAYAVQVIYCRDKLGIDPDKLNVNGGSIAIGHPYGMTGARLTGHLLIEGRRRKAKYGVVTMCIGGGMGAAGLFEIVH